In Massilia violaceinigra, one DNA window encodes the following:
- the fusA gene encoding elongation factor G encodes MTATVLRANSRNFGIIAHIDAGKTTLSERILLKTSEIHRTGEVHEGTATMDSMDLEKERGITIGAAATRCAWNGHAFTLIDTPGHIDFAIEVERSLRVLDGAVTVLCGVAGIQPQTETVWRQAQKHGVPTIVFINKMDRTGADFGRVVAQIASRLGALAVPLSIPAGAGDAFEGTIDVLGKRFLAWDAAGVMTSSALPAHLHAAAEAAYAHAAAVAADASDALTLAFLAHDTLSPADVRTGLRAMTLARRAVPVLSGSAYRNAGIEPLLDAIIDWLPSPDERAAPVARLDGAPVTVGTGDADPLAALVFKVVHDDHGSLSYVRLYGGTLREGDVLWNASLETTVRVGRLYVIHADRRTGVAQAQAGSIIAIAGLKDALTGHTLSTKAVPLVLETIHAGEPVVALAIEPGKGGDRGKMLAALDRFRREDPSLRLESDPLSGETVLWGMGELHLDVVLERVRRETGVEVTVGAPQVAYRETIAGPAVELEGKVSKQNGGSGQYARVVLRVEQFDGVFTFENAIKGGVVPANFIPAIEKGVRQALAQGPLGYPVTGVRVTLLDGDYHAVDSNDMAFTVAAKEGTLAGLKRAHPLMLEPVMTVSVDAPAVNAGDVIGDLQRRGGKVLGIEEQTGRVEVVADVPLANLFGHTTSLRSLSQGRAFASAVYARHAPRMQQRAEAIAA; translated from the coding sequence ATGACTGCTACAGTCCTTCGCGCCAACTCGCGCAACTTCGGTATCATTGCCCACATCGACGCTGGCAAAACCACCCTGTCCGAACGCATTCTCCTGAAAACCAGCGAGATCCACCGCACCGGCGAAGTCCATGAAGGCACCGCCACCATGGACAGCATGGACCTGGAAAAGGAACGCGGCATCACCATCGGCGCGGCCGCCACCCGCTGCGCCTGGAACGGCCACGCCTTCACCCTGATCGACACACCCGGCCACATCGACTTCGCCATCGAAGTCGAACGTTCGCTGCGCGTGCTCGACGGCGCCGTCACGGTGCTGTGCGGCGTCGCCGGCATCCAGCCCCAGACCGAAACCGTCTGGCGCCAGGCGCAGAAACACGGCGTGCCGACCATTGTATTCATCAATAAAATGGACCGCACCGGTGCCGACTTCGGCCGCGTGGTGGCCCAGATCGCGTCGCGCCTCGGCGCCCTGGCCGTGCCTTTGAGCATTCCGGCCGGCGCCGGCGATGCATTCGAAGGCACCATCGACGTACTCGGCAAGCGTTTCCTCGCGTGGGATGCGGCTGGCGTGATGACTTCAAGCGCCCTGCCCGCGCATCTGCACGCGGCGGCCGAGGCGGCCTATGCGCATGCCGCCGCGGTGGCGGCCGATGCCAGCGACGCGCTCACGCTCGCCTTCCTGGCGCACGACACGCTGTCGCCGGCGGATGTGCGCACTGGTTTGCGCGCCATGACGCTGGCGCGCCGCGCGGTGCCGGTACTCTCCGGCTCGGCGTACCGCAATGCCGGCATCGAGCCGCTGCTCGACGCCATCATCGACTGGCTGCCTTCGCCCGACGAACGCGCCGCCCCGGTGGCGCGCCTGGACGGTGCACCGGTGACGGTTGGCACGGGCGATGCCGACCCGCTGGCGGCGCTGGTGTTCAAGGTGGTGCACGACGACCACGGTTCGCTGTCGTACGTGCGGCTGTACGGCGGCACCCTGCGCGAAGGCGATGTGCTGTGGAATGCGTCGCTCGAAACGACGGTGCGCGTGGGCCGGCTGTATGTGATCCATGCGGACCGCCGCACCGGCGTCGCCCAGGCGCAGGCCGGCAGTATTATTGCCATCGCCGGCCTGAAGGATGCGTTGACCGGGCATACCTTGTCGACCAAGGCCGTGCCGCTGGTGCTGGAAACCATTCACGCAGGTGAACCGGTGGTGGCGCTGGCGATCGAACCGGGCAAGGGTGGCGATCGCGGCAAGATGCTCGCCGCGCTCGACCGCTTCCGGCGCGAAGACCCGTCGTTGCGCCTCGAAAGCGATCCGCTCAGCGGCGAGACGGTGCTGTGGGGCATGGGCGAACTGCATCTGGACGTGGTGCTGGAACGTGTGCGCCGTGAAACGGGCGTGGAAGTCACGGTGGGTGCGCCTCAGGTTGCCTATCGCGAAACCATCGCCGGGCCTGCGGTGGAACTGGAAGGCAAAGTGTCGAAGCAAAACGGCGGCAGCGGGCAGTATGCACGCGTCGTTTTGCGGGTGGAACAGTTCGATGGCGTGTTTACCTTCGAGAATGCGATCAAGGGCGGAGTTGTGCCTGCGAACTTCATTCCGGCCATCGAAAAAGGCGTGCGGCAGGCGCTGGCGCAAGGTCCTCTCGGCTACCCGGTCACGGGCGTCAGGGTGACCCTGCTCGATGGCGACTACCATGCTGTCGACAGCAACGACATGGCGTTCACGGTGGCGGCCAAGGAAGGCACCTTGGCCGGGCTGAAACGTGCACATCCGCTGATGCTGGAACCGGTCATGACGGTCAGCGTCGATGCACCGGCCGTGAATGCGGGCGATGTCATCGGCGACCTGCAGCGCCGCGGCGGCAAGGTGCTCGGCATCGAAGAGCAGACCGGCCGCGTTGAAGTGGTTGCCGATGTGCCGCTGGCGAATCTGTTCGGTCACACGACCAGTTTGCGCTCGCTCTCGCAAGGGCGCGCGTTCGCCAGCGCGGTGTATGCAAGGCACGCCCCGCGCATGCAGCAACGCGCCGAGGCAATCGCTGCGTAA
- a CDS encoding SEL1-like repeat protein has translation MKHLSSRYACGLIAALLLSACATQENGTADAASAGIGAAPGSLVANGKLTPEGELRRERAFKAYQAGNKALAYSEWLGIAEQGFGESQFNISVMESDGDTGAPNVAKALAWLQKAADANYPEAQFQLGQRYNKGDGVTKDVAKAVAYWRKCAALGENRCAYNAAVALASGMGVPQDRAGAIALFTEAGSGPTALVPAQSELGKMYLQGSDKERDYAKARQWLELAAAGNDTDAQYNLGVMYGQGFGVKADKRKAAALYQRAAKQGHPMASNNLGGAYRFGEGLPKDQKKAVALFKQAHDGGDMQGTVNLADMTFKGWGVRANKTAAVELYKAAADAGHPVARCRYAQALRHGDGVAKNAGQANRLQEAANNAGTPCDSDAPLGEWVVNRRTSGRS, from the coding sequence ATGAAACACCTCTCCAGCCGCTATGCGTGCGGCCTGATCGCCGCGCTACTGCTCTCGGCGTGCGCCACGCAGGAAAACGGAACGGCAGATGCGGCATCGGCCGGTATCGGCGCAGCCCCGGGCAGTCTGGTCGCCAACGGCAAACTGACGCCGGAAGGCGAGCTGCGGCGCGAACGCGCGTTCAAGGCGTACCAGGCAGGGAACAAGGCGCTGGCATATTCCGAATGGCTGGGGATCGCCGAGCAAGGCTTCGGCGAGTCGCAGTTCAATATCAGCGTGATGGAGAGCGATGGCGACACCGGCGCACCCAACGTGGCCAAGGCCCTGGCGTGGCTGCAGAAGGCGGCCGATGCCAATTATCCGGAAGCCCAGTTCCAGCTCGGCCAGCGCTACAACAAGGGCGATGGCGTGACCAAGGACGTGGCCAAGGCCGTGGCGTACTGGCGCAAATGTGCCGCGCTCGGCGAAAACCGCTGCGCGTACAACGCCGCGGTGGCGCTGGCATCGGGCATGGGCGTGCCGCAGGACCGTGCCGGCGCGATCGCGCTGTTCACCGAAGCGGGCAGCGGCCCGACGGCCCTGGTGCCGGCGCAGTCCGAGCTGGGTAAGATGTATCTGCAGGGCAGCGACAAGGAGCGCGACTACGCCAAGGCGCGCCAGTGGCTCGAACTTGCCGCGGCCGGCAACGATACTGATGCCCAGTACAACCTCGGCGTGATGTATGGCCAGGGCTTTGGCGTGAAGGCCGACAAGCGCAAGGCTGCCGCCTTGTACCAGCGCGCCGCCAAGCAGGGGCATCCGATGGCATCGAATAATCTCGGCGGCGCCTACCGCTTTGGCGAGGGCCTGCCGAAAGACCAGAAAAAGGCCGTGGCCCTGTTCAAGCAGGCCCACGACGGCGGCGACATGCAGGGTACCGTCAACCTGGCCGACATGACGTTCAAGGGCTGGGGCGTGCGCGCCAACAAGACAGCGGCAGTGGAACTGTACAAGGCCGCCGCCGATGCCGGCCATCCGGTCGCACGCTGCCGTTACGCGCAGGCGCTGCGCCATGGCGACGGCGTGGCGAAGAATGCGGGCCAGGCCAACCGTCTGCAGGAAGCGGCGAACAATGCCGGTACGCCTTGCGACAGCGATGCGCCGCTCGGCGAGTGGGTGGTCAACCGCAGGACCAGCGGCCGGTCCTGA
- a CDS encoding MerC domain-containing protein, with product MIKQVIGVADYAGMTAAALCLLHCLGPPLLMAAFPLMNWFPHDDGLHAWLLVLVALPALIALVAGFRQHRRALVLALGACGFACCCAAVLVAGPRYGHGAEAILTSIGGLFIFAAHLKNRSFCSGCTLAEQPGCC from the coding sequence ATGATAAAACAAGTAATTGGAGTGGCGGACTACGCCGGCATGACGGCGGCCGCATTGTGCCTGCTGCACTGCCTTGGGCCGCCGCTGCTGATGGCCGCTTTTCCCCTCATGAACTGGTTTCCGCATGACGATGGCCTGCATGCCTGGCTGCTGGTCCTGGTCGCGCTGCCGGCGCTGATTGCCCTGGTAGCCGGCTTTCGCCAGCACCGGCGCGCGCTGGTGCTCGCCCTGGGCGCGTGCGGTTTCGCCTGCTGCTGCGCGGCGGTGCTGGTCGCCGGCCCACGTTATGGCCACGGTGCCGAAGCCATATTGACCAGCATCGGCGGCTTGTTCATCTTCGCCGCCCACCTGAAAAACCGTTCGTTCTGCTCCGGCTGCACGCTGGCCGAACAGCCCGGCTGCTGCTGA